A genomic region of Zea mays cultivar B73 chromosome 6, Zm-B73-REFERENCE-NAM-5.0, whole genome shotgun sequence contains the following coding sequences:
- the LOC100284435 gene encoding ZFP16-1: protein MKRFAVQESEMARMLVLMSRSHGQDQALPLSACLAGGQRGEDRQAPERVFVCKTCNRVFPSFQALGGHRASHKKPRLDGDGAGDPSLAKPKLHGCSVCGLEFAIGQALGGHMRRHRAMTGGVPAVPPATTRIVVDEKPDGDVVGIIRHDHGGVKQPGGGLWLDLNYPPCDDGRDAVEAECGRNAAAATGITFHQFLDTATMAVDCLGY from the coding sequence ATGAAGAGGTTTGCAGTTCAGGAGAGCGAGATGGCGCGCATGCTGGTGCTCATGTCGCGCTCGCACGGTCAGGACCAGGCGCTGCCACTGTCGGCCTGCCTCGCCGGCGGCCAGCGCGGCGAGGACCGGCAGGCGCCGGAGCGGGTGTTCGTGTGCAAGACGTGCAACCGCGTGTTCCCGTCGTTCCAGGCGCTGGGCGGCCACCGCGCCAGCCACAAGAAGCCGCGGCTGGACGGGGACGGCGCCGGCGACCCCTCGCTCGCCAAGCCCAAGCTGCACGGCTGCTCCGTCTGCGGCCTCGAGTTCGCCATCGGCCAGGCCCTTGGCGGCCACATGAGGCGCCACCGCGCCATGACGGGCGGCGTGCCGGCGGTGCCGCCCGCGACGACGAGGATCGTCGTCGACGAGAAGCCGGACGGCGACGTCGTCGGCATCATCCGCCACGACCACGGCGGCGTCAAGCAGCCCGGCGGCGGGCTGTGGCTCGACCTCAACTACCCGCCGTGCGACGACGGCCGCGACGCGGTGGAGGCGGAGTGTGGCCGCAATGCCGCCGCCGCCACGGGGATCACGTTCCATCAGTTCCTCGACACTGCCACCATGGCCGTCGACTGCCTTGGCTACTAG